A genome region from Panicum virgatum strain AP13 chromosome 4K, P.virgatum_v5, whole genome shotgun sequence includes the following:
- the LOC120704475 gene encoding UPF0183 protein At3g51130-like, with protein MQAQRSPAMVGGGGGGGATAAAVGMPSQATVPVRRRCEGTAMGAITLDLRPGLGVGPFTIGMPISDAFAQIEHQPNIYDVVHVKYFDEEPLKLDFVISFPDHGFHLRFDPWSQRLRLIEIYDVKRLQLRYATSLIGGPSTLATFAAVYALFGPTFPGIYDKERGIYTLFYPGLSFAFPIPSQYTNLFANGEVADLPLEFPDGTTPVTCRVSIFDSSTDSKVGVGSLMDKAAVPALPAGSLYMEEVHAKLGEELWFTIGGQHIPFGASPQDVWTDLGRPCGIHQKQVDQMVIHSASDPRPRTTLCGDYFYNYFSRGIDILFDGQTHRIKKFVLHTNFPGHSDFNSYKKCNFVIYDAEVEGTYQPGNVSKNCITPRTKWEQVKEILGDCGRAAIQTQGSMNNPFGSTFVYGYQNIAFEVMKNGYIATVTLFQS; from the exons ATGCAGGCGCAGAGGTCCCCGGCgatggtgggcggcggcggcggcggcggggcaacggcggcggcggttgggaTGCCGTCCCAGGCGACGGTGCCGGTGCGGAGGCGGTGCGAGGGCACGGCCATGGGGGCCATCACCCTCGACCTCCGCCCCGGCCTCGGCGTCGGCCCGTTCACCATCG GGATGCCGATCTCCGATGCATTTGCACAGATAGAGCACCAGCCAAATATCTACGACGTTGTCCACGTTAAGTACTTCGACGAG GAGCCTCTCAAATTGGACTTTGTTATTAGCTTTCCGGACCATGGATTCCACTTACGTTTTGATCCTTGGTCGCAG AGGCTCCGTCTCATAGAGATTTATGATGTCAAAAGATTGCAATTGCGATATGCAACATCTTTAATTGG CGGTCCATCAACATTAGCCACTTTTGCTGCTGTTTATGCACTCTTTGGACCAACCTTCCCTGGTATATATGACAAAGAGAGGGGAATTTATACTCTATTCTACCCA GGTTTATCCTTTGCATTCCCTATTCCCAGCCAGTACACAAATCTGTTCGCAAATGGGGAAG TGGCAGATTTGCCCCTCGAGTTCCCAGATGGAACAACCCCTGTCACTTGCCGCGTTTCTATATTTGATAGCTCAACCGATAGCAAGGTTGGCGTTGGATCATTGATGGACAAAGCAGCTGTACCTGCATTGCCTGCAGGCAGCCTGTATATGGAGGAGGTGCATGCAAAG CTTGGCGAAGAGCTTTGGTTCACAATAGGGGGCCAACACATTCCTTTTGGTGCATCACCACAG GATGTCTGGACTGACTTGGGTCGTCCATGTGGTATCCATCAAAAGCAG GTCGACCAAATGGTAATACACTCTGCATCAGACCCACGCCCAAGGACAACACTCTGTGGTGATTACTTCTACAACTATTTCTCCCGCGGAATTGATATCTTATTTGATGGACAG ACACATAGGATAAAGAAGTTTGTTTTGCATACAAACTTCCCTGGCCATTCAGATTTCAATTCCTATAAGAAATGCAACTTTGTTATCTATGATGCTGAAG TTGAAGGGACATATCAGCCTGGTAATGTCTCCAAGAATTGCATCACACCTCGTACAAAATGGGAACAAGTCAAG GAGATCCTCGGTGATTGTGGTCGAGCTGCGATCCAGACACAAGGCTCGATGAATAATCCGTTTGGATCAACTTTTGTATATGGATATCAGAATATTGCTTTTGAG GTAATGAAAAATGGATATATTGCAACGGTTACTCTCTTCCAATCATGA
- the LOC120704477 gene encoding NADH dehydrogenase [ubiquinone] 1 beta subcomplex subunit 9-like, with protein MASTAGYLARRAAQKERVRLLYRRALKDTLNWAVHRHLFYQDASDLRDKFEANRHVDNLDVIDRLIDDADAQYRNFQHPDPYIVPWAPGGTKFTRNPPPPQGIEIVYNYGKED; from the exons atggcgtcgacggcggggtacctggcgcggcgggcggcgcagaAGGAGCGGGTGCGCCTGCTCTACCGCCGGGCGCTCAAGGACACACTCAACTGGGCCGTCCACCGCCACCTCTTCTACCAGGAC GCGTCGGATCTCAGGGACAAGTTCGAGGCCAACCGACATGTG GATAACCTGGACGTAATCGATAGGCTCATCGATGATGCAGATGCTCAGTATAGGAATTTCCAGCACCCCGATCCTTACATCG TTCCATGGGCACCTGGTGGCACTAAATTCACAAGAAACCCTCCTCCACCTCAAGGG ATTGAGATTGTCTACAATTATGGCAAGGAGGACTAG
- the LOC120704479 gene encoding CDPK-related kinase 3-like: MGQCYGKAGASSRADQDDIDGVVAPPSPPPANGAPPHPAQVPAPGTPRRRKSGSTTPVHQTPGVAWPSPYPAGGASPLPAGVSPSPARSTPRRFFKRPFPPPSPAKHIKATLAKRLGGGKPKEGTIPEEGGVGPGAAGAGADGAEAERPLDKTFGFGKNFGAKYELGKEVGRGHFGHTCSAVVKKGEHKGQTVAVKIISKAKMTTAISIEDVRREVKILKALSGHNNLVKFYDACEDALNVYIVMELCEGGELLDRILARGGRYTEEDAKAIVVQILSVVAFCHLQGVVHRDLKPENFLFTTRDESAPMKLIDFGLSDFIRPDERLNDIVGSAYYVAPEVLHRSYSMEADIWSIGVITYILLCGSRPFWARTESGIFRSVLRADPNFDDSPWPSVSAEAKDFVKRFLNKDYRKRMTAVQALTHPWLRDEQRQIPLDILIFRLVKQYLRATPLKRLALKALSKALREDELLYLRLQFKLLEPRDGFVSLDNFRTALTRYVTDAMRESRVLEFLHALEPLAYRRMDFEEFCAAAISPYQLEALERWEEIAGTAFQHFEQEGNRVISVEELAQELNLAPTHYSIVQDWIRKSDGKLNFLGFTKFLHGVTIRGSNTRRH; the protein is encoded by the exons ATGGGGCAGTGCTACGGGAAGGCGGGCGCGTCGTCGCGGGCCGACCAGGACGACATCGACGGGGTGgtcgcgccgccgtccccgccgccggccaacggcgcgccgccgcacccggcGCAGGTACCCGCTCCCGGCACGCCCAGGCGCCGCAAGTCCGGATCGACCACGCCGGTGCACCAGACGCCGGGGGTCGCCTGGCCGAGCCCCTACCCCGCGGGCGGGGCCAGCCCGCTCCCCGCGGGggtgtcgccgtcgccggccaggTCGACGCCCAGGAGGTTCTTCAAGCGGCCcttcccgccgccgtcgccggccaagCACATAAAGGCCACGCTCGCCAAGCGGCTCGGCGGGGGCAAGCCCAAGGAGGGGACCATACCGGAGGAGGGCGGCGTCGggcccggcgccgccggagcaggAGCCGATGGGGCCGAGGCGGAGAGGCCGTTGGACAAGACGTTCGGCTTCGGGAAGAACTTCGGGGCCAAGTACGAGCTGGGGAAGGAGGTGGGGAGGGGGCACTTCGGGCACACCTGCTCGGCCGTCGTCAAGAAGGGCGAGCACAAGGGGCAGACTGTCGCCGTCAAGATCATCTCCAAAGCTAAG ATGACGACGGCCATTTCCATCGAGGATGTTCGTAGGGAAGTCAAGATTTTGAAAGCTCTATCAGGGCACAATAATCTTGTCAAATTCTACGATGCATGTGAGGACGCCCTCAATGTCTACATTGTCATGGA ATTATGTGAAGGTGGAGAGTTGCTAGATAGAATTTTGGCCAg AGGCGGGAGATACACAGAAGAAGATGCCAAAGCGATTGTTGTACAAATATTGAGCGTAGTGGCTTTCTGTCATCTTCAGGGAGTAGTGCATCGCGATTTGAAACCAGAG AATTTTCTTTTCACAACAAGAGATGAAAGCGCTCCGATGAAGTTGATTGACTTTGGTCTGTCCGATTTTATTAGACCAG ATGAAAGGCTCAATGATATTGTTGGAAGTGCATATTACGTTGCCCCAGAGGTTCTACACAGATCGTACAGTATGGAAGCAGACATTTGGAGTATAGGTGTCATAACATACATTCTGCTCTGTGGCAGTCGGCCATTTTGGGCAAGGACAGAATCTGGGATCTTTCGATCTGTGTTGAGAGCTGATCCCAACTTTGACGATTCACCATGGCCTTCAGTATCGGCTGAAGCTAAGGATTTTGTGAAGAGATTCCTGAACAAGGATTACCGCAAAAGAATGACTGCCGTCCAAGCACTGA CTCACCCTTGGTTACGAGATGAACAAAGACAAATTCCATTGGACATACTCATCTTCAGATTAGTTAAGCAATATCTTCGTGCCACTCCTCTTAAACGTTTGGCATTAAAG GCACTATCTAAGGCTTTAAGGGAGGATGAACTTTTGTATCTTAGATTGCAGTTTAAGCTGCTTGAACCTAGAGATGGATTTGTATCACTTGACAACTTTCGGACG GCTCTGACAAGATATGTGACTGATGCTATGAGGGAATCAAGGGTTCTTGAGTTTTTGCATGCG TTGGAACCACTTGCGTACAGAAGGATGGACTTTGAAGAATTCTGTGCTGCAGCAATAAGCCCTTACCAGCTTGAGGCTTTGGAAAGGTGGGAAGAAATTGCAGGAACAGCTTTCCAGCACTTTGAACAAGAGGGCAACCGAGTTATATCGGTTGAGGAGTTGGCACAG GAACTAAATCTCGCGCCGACTCATTATTCCATTGTGCAAGACTGGATCAGAAAGTCAGATGGCAAGCTAAACTTTCTTGGGTTTACAAAATTTTTGCATGGTGTCACCATACGGGGCTCAAATACAAGACGACACTAA
- the LOC120704480 gene encoding auxin-responsive protein SAUR32-like, whose product MGVHLQLLKKQPSSASLGGSSSGGGSSSTSSPMPPKGCMAVRVVGPGGGEEEEERFVVPVGYLKHPLFVALLKAAEDEYGFEQKGAITIPCGVDHFRRVQDIIHHQKHNHHHIISGGSAGHHAHHNNNHHFHIAGCFRA is encoded by the coding sequence ATGGGGGTTCACCTGCAGCTGCTGAAGAAGCAGCCGTCGTCGGCGTCGCTGGGAGGCTCGAGCAGCGGCGGGGGATCGTCGTCGACGTCCTCGCCGATGCCGCCCAAGGGGTGCATGGCGGTGCGCGTGGTGGggcccggcggcggggaggaggaggaggagcggttcGTGGTGCCGGTGGGCTACCTGAAGCACCCGCTGTTCGTGGCGCTGCTCaaggcggcggaggacgagTACGGCTTCGAGCAGAAGGGCGCCATCACCATCCCCTGCGGCGTCGACCACTTCCGCCGCGTCCAGGACATCATCCACCACCAGAAGCACAACCACCACCACATCATCTCCGGCGGCTCCGCCGGCCACCATGCCCACCACAACAACAACCACCACTTCCACATCGCGGGTTGCTTCCGCGCCTGA